One genomic window of Candidatus Zixiibacteriota bacterium includes the following:
- a CDS encoding flagellar hook-basal body protein codes for MIKGLYRSASGMLPQIKRQEVVANNLANASAPGFKKDMVFTKELSRAEARKVPRQSDWETPMIDQVYTKYEQGNFDQTGNPLDLAIEGDGFFMFDSGDGNSVLSRAGALTVSSDGFIVNPDGQQLLGDGGPIAVGGGNVSVNESGQVEVDNTVAANIRVVNIEDPTILVKVGKTSFMVPDGIEPAPAVNIIIRQGYLESSNVNVVEEMIGMITSYRNFEADAKAVQAQDDSLEKLFNNVGRV; via the coding sequence ATGATTAAAGGATTGTACCGTTCGGCCTCGGGCATGTTGCCCCAGATTAAGAGACAGGAAGTGGTAGCCAATAACCTGGCCAATGCTTCGGCTCCCGGATTTAAGAAAGATATGGTCTTTACTAAAGAATTATCACGGGCTGAAGCCCGGAAGGTTCCCCGTCAGTCAGATTGGGAAACCCCCATGATCGACCAGGTTTACACCAAATACGAGCAGGGTAATTTCGATCAGACCGGCAATCCGCTGGATCTGGCTATTGAGGGTGACGGTTTCTTCATGTTCGATTCCGGCGACGGCAATAGTGTTTTATCCCGGGCCGGAGCCTTGACCGTGAGTTCCGATGGTTTCATAGTCAATCCCGATGGTCAACAATTGCTTGGCGACGGCGGACCGATTGCAGTCGGCGGCGGCAATGTTTCCGTTAACGAGTCCGGGCAGGTCGAGGTTGATAATACGGTGGCGGCCAATATCCGGGTGGTCAATATCGAAGACCCGACTATCCTTGTTAAAGTTGGTAAGACATCGTTCATGGTTCCGGATGGTATCGAACCGGCCCCGGCGGTGAATATCATCATTCGCCAGGGATATCTGGAGTCATCCAATGTCAATGTCGTCGAAGAGATGATTGGCATGATTACGTCGTACCGTAATTTCGAGGCTGATGCCAAGGCGGTTCAGGCTCAGGATGATTCCCTGGAAAAGTTATTCAATAATGTCGGACGGGTATGA
- a CDS encoding flagellar basal body L-ring protein FlgH encodes MNLKKILFITLLLLLLPFTLRVLSGDFGQGTSLFTDIKAHKVGDILTVLIYEASNASSQAETKTEKSGEFSTSGGPGIGTLDFIPLFGAAGSNENSYNGKGENLRNQSLRAKMSVTVVEVRENGDLVIKGSRTIGISKDKETLALTGVIRQKDVTPENTIDSYLIADAEINYNGKGVADSASRPGIVMRFLNWLF; translated from the coding sequence ATGAATTTGAAGAAAATCCTGTTTATCACCCTGCTTTTGCTTCTTTTGCCGTTCACTCTGAGAGTCCTGTCGGGTGATTTTGGACAGGGCACGTCTTTGTTTACGGATATTAAGGCGCATAAGGTGGGCGATATCCTGACCGTCCTGATTTATGAAGCCTCGAACGCTTCCAGTCAGGCCGAAACCAAGACCGAAAAAAGCGGTGAGTTTTCCACCTCAGGCGGACCAGGAATCGGGACTCTTGATTTTATCCCGCTTTTCGGGGCGGCCGGGAGTAATGAAAACTCATATAACGGCAAGGGCGAAAACCTGCGAAACCAGAGTCTCAGGGCCAAAATGTCGGTAACCGTGGTTGAGGTCAGAGAAAACGGTGATCTGGTCATCAAGGGAAGCCGGACGATCGGGATTTCCAAAGACAAGGAAACGCTGGCGTTGACCGGGGTGATCCGCCAGAAGGATGTCACGCCAGAAAACACGATCGACTCATATCTGATCGCCGATGCCGAGATCAATTATAACGGCAAGGGGGTGGCCGATTCGGCCAGCCGGCCCGGTATCGTCATGCGTTTTCTGAACTGGCTGTTTTAG
- a CDS encoding T9SS type A sorting domain-containing protein: MKIYYTLSILIALAISAVAMADPGVRDTVRVGSLSALPGDQFTVPVYFSNDELLNAAEVVLKFESSKMDLDSFSLVGGRLEYVDENTVFSYIAGDTIDINVMDWSTYIPEGNGLFCNLFFTAHAAAIPGQTAIDTVSRSVARTCFADISAMPIYPEFVKGLIDINEPPPSSDSIWVDKVTGSPGQTVAVNINAYNTEDIANMKLALIYGSNDLIYNSTIFTGTRGEAAISKIVSPSSQSLRHLLVTLIFDDDAPLAPGTGVMATILFDIEASAPDGQVAIDSISYLGAQPLEITLTEDYGGLTFTPRFTAGYVEINSATAVEDNDNILIPEHYALEQNVPNPFNPSTVISFDLPTASDIRLEVFNIIGQKVKTLVNGPMPAGHHKITFEGRGDNEQVLSSGVYFYRISAGEFHQSKKMTLIK, from the coding sequence ATGAAAATCTATTATACCTTATCAATCCTTATTGCTCTGGCTATTTCGGCTGTGGCCATGGCCGATCCCGGTGTTCGCGATACGGTTCGGGTGGGATCATTATCCGCTCTCCCCGGTGATCAATTCACGGTACCGGTTTATTTCTCCAATGACGAACTCCTGAATGCCGCGGAAGTAGTTCTGAAATTCGAATCCAGTAAAATGGACCTTGATTCATTTTCGCTGGTTGGCGGACGTCTGGAATATGTCGATGAAAATACGGTATTCAGTTATATTGCCGGCGACACTATCGACATTAACGTTATGGACTGGTCAACCTACATCCCCGAAGGAAACGGTCTTTTCTGTAATCTTTTTTTCACCGCTCACGCTGCCGCAATCCCCGGGCAAACCGCAATCGATACGGTTTCCAGGTCGGTAGCCCGAACCTGTTTTGCCGATATCTCGGCCATGCCCATATATCCGGAATTCGTCAAGGGTTTGATCGATATCAATGAACCTCCACCCAGCTCCGACTCGATTTGGGTTGATAAGGTAACAGGCTCCCCAGGCCAGACAGTCGCCGTAAATATCAACGCCTACAACACTGAGGATATTGCCAATATGAAATTGGCTCTTATCTATGGTTCCAATGATCTGATATACAACAGCACAATTTTCACAGGGACTCGAGGAGAGGCGGCGATCAGCAAAATTGTTAGTCCCAGCAGTCAATCGCTGAGGCATTTGCTGGTTACGCTGATTTTTGATGATGACGCCCCGTTGGCGCCCGGGACAGGCGTCATGGCAACAATATTATTCGATATAGAGGCATCTGCCCCCGATGGTCAGGTGGCCATAGATTCCATAAGCTACCTGGGGGCTCAGCCGCTGGAGATTACTCTTACAGAAGATTACGGCGGGCTTACCTTCACCCCCCGTTTCACCGCCGGTTATGTTGAGATAAATTCGGCCACAGCCGTTGAAGATAATGATAATATTTTGATTCCCGAACATTATGCTCTGGAGCAAAATGTTCCCAATCCATTTAATCCCTCGACAGTCATATCATTTGATCTGCCGACGGCATCCGATATCCGATTGGAAGTGTTTAATATAATTGGACAAAAAGTCAAAACCTTAGTTAACGGGCCCATGCCCGCAGGCCATCATAAAATAACCTTTGAAGGGAGAGGTGATAACGAACAAGTACTGTCTTCCGGTGTGTATTTCTATCGTATCAGCGCAGGAGAATTCCATCAGAGCAAGAAGATGACTTTGATAAAATAG
- the flgG gene encoding flagellar basal-body rod protein FlgG: MLKAMRTAVTGMSAQQMNVDNIANNLANVNTTGFKRSRVEFQDILYQNYREAGTASAIGSMIPTNLDVGYGTKPVATVREFSVGDFQQTGNALDLAISGNGFFQITMPDGTISYTRDGSFKLSADGQVVNSDGFFLYPEISVPEDATSVSVGINGEVSVMVVGTDEPQVIGQIELARFINPAGLSAVGHNLYNQTVASGTPILGSPSQDGLGKIDQGYLEISNVEVVDEMVNMIVAQRAYELNSKVVQTSEDMMQVSNNLRR, translated from the coding sequence ATGCTTAAAGCAATGAGGACGGCGGTCACCGGGATGAGCGCCCAGCAGATGAATGTTGACAACATCGCCAATAACCTGGCCAACGTCAACACTACCGGTTTCAAACGAAGCCGGGTCGAATTTCAGGATATCCTGTATCAGAATTATCGAGAGGCCGGAACCGCTTCGGCTATCGGTTCGATGATACCGACCAATCTTGATGTCGGATACGGCACCAAACCGGTGGCGACAGTTCGTGAATTTTCGGTCGGAGATTTCCAGCAAACCGGAAATGCTCTCGATCTGGCCATCAGCGGCAATGGCTTTTTCCAGATTACCATGCCCGATGGAACCATTTCATACACTCGCGACGGGTCTTTCAAGCTGTCGGCCGATGGACAGGTGGTTAACTCCGATGGTTTTTTCCTTTATCCGGAAATATCTGTTCCGGAGGATGCCACCTCGGTTTCGGTGGGTATCAATGGTGAGGTTTCCGTTATGGTAGTCGGCACTGACGAACCACAGGTGATCGGGCAAATCGAACTGGCCCGGTTTATCAATCCGGCGGGTCTCTCGGCGGTGGGACATAATCTTTATAACCAGACGGTCGCCTCCGGCACACCGATTCTGGGCAGTCCTTCCCAGGACGGATTGGGAAAAATCGACCAGGGCTACCTGGAAATTTCCAATGTCGAGGTCGTCGATGAAATGGTCAACATGATTGTAGCCCAGCGCGCTTATGAGCTGAACTCCAAAGTAGTCCAGACCAGTGAGGATATGATGCAGGTTTCCAATAACCTGAGAAGGTAA
- the flgK gene encoding flagellar hook-associated protein FlgK: MAGLFEGLELGKRALATHQLWLNTIGHNIANVNTPGYTRQRVTITTTTPSDNPAGPVGTGVQATEILQVRDLFLNQQYRQQNSSLGQWTSLEKTLTQIESLFNEPDGDSLSGLMDDFWNSWSDLANNPESLAARTSLKEQTNLLTSSFHRLYSQLNDLRASVDNDVTLAVENINSISAEIADLNVQISRTELGGDNANDLRDKRDLLIEGLSEYVDVNVSEQKNGTATVYIGSLAIVDGSSSYKIGTYKAGTENATISKVTWAGTTKEIKILNGELSGLIETRDEIIPEYMAALDDMAASLAASVNALHQTGYGLDGSTGISFFDMSDVSASGLSLNSIIENDVNNIAASQSGAIGDNSNALAIADLRNSRFMSRGTATISEFYQGLVGQIGVETGKATTLKENYSLLTSQIDNSRQSVQGVSLDEEMAQMIKFQHAYDAAARIITVMDEALDTVILGMGVVGR, encoded by the coding sequence ATGGCAGGGCTTTTTGAAGGATTGGAACTGGGCAAACGAGCCTTGGCGACGCACCAGTTATGGCTGAATACGATCGGCCACAATATCGCCAATGTCAATACCCCCGGCTATACCCGGCAGCGAGTAACCATAACCACCACAACCCCGTCCGATAATCCGGCCGGGCCAGTGGGAACCGGAGTTCAAGCCACCGAAATTCTCCAAGTAAGGGATCTCTTTTTAAATCAGCAATACCGCCAGCAAAACAGCTCCCTGGGGCAATGGACATCACTGGAAAAAACTCTGACACAGATTGAATCCCTGTTCAATGAGCCGGATGGCGATTCTTTGAGCGGCCTGATGGACGATTTCTGGAACAGTTGGTCGGATCTGGCCAATAATCCTGAGTCTTTGGCCGCTCGCACCTCGCTGAAAGAGCAGACCAATCTTCTGACCAGCAGTTTCCATCGATTGTATTCCCAGTTAAACGATTTGCGCGCATCGGTTGACAACGATGTTACCCTGGCTGTCGAAAATATCAACAGTATTTCAGCCGAGATAGCAGATCTTAATGTCCAGATATCCCGAACGGAACTGGGCGGGGATAATGCCAATGATCTTCGCGATAAAAGGGACCTGTTGATCGAAGGTCTGTCGGAATATGTCGATGTCAATGTCTCCGAACAGAAAAACGGCACCGCTACGGTTTATATCGGTTCCCTGGCGATTGTTGACGGTTCGTCATCCTACAAAATCGGGACATATAAAGCGGGGACCGAAAATGCGACTATCAGTAAAGTAACCTGGGCTGGAACCACCAAGGAGATCAAGATTCTGAATGGTGAGTTAAGCGGTCTGATCGAAACCCGAGACGAAATTATCCCGGAATACATGGCGGCGCTTGATGATATGGCGGCCTCTCTGGCCGCCAGTGTCAATGCTCTGCATCAGACCGGTTATGGTCTGGATGGATCCACCGGTATAAGTTTTTTCGACATGTCCGATGTTTCGGCCTCGGGTCTCAGTCTCAATTCAATCATTGAAAACGATGTTAACAATATTGCCGCTTCGCAATCGGGGGCGATCGGGGATAATTCCAATGCTCTGGCCATTGCGGATCTGAGGAATTCACGCTTTATGTCCCGTGGAACGGCGACCATTAGCGAATTTTACCAGGGATTAGTCGGCCAGATAGGCGTGGAAACCGGCAAGGCGACGACATTAAAGGAAAATTATTCACTTCTGACCTCCCAAATCGATAATTCCCGGCAGTCCGTCCAGGGTGTCTCATTGGATGAAGAAATGGCCCAGATGATAAAGTTCCAGCATGCGTACGATGCGGCGGCCAGGATAATTACGGTGATGGATGAAGCGCTGGATACGGTCATCCTTGGAATGGGTGTGGTCGGCAGATGA
- a CDS encoding lytic transglycosylase domain-containing protein, which translates to MFDQELARNMAGVSDRSLAGVLYRSLEEVLEKQAGTGPEDETVEKSLFPTPTYLPIKKETPDAAKSVKSSDEITSNSQNDDYREHVKTAAQKYKISAELIEAIIKRESGGNPGAVSEAGAKGLMQLTDTTAADMGVDDVFNPAQNIDGGSKYLRKMIDRFGNLELALGAYNAGPATVDKYGGVPPYPETRNYIKTVLAELSAKLPDK; encoded by the coding sequence ATGTTTGATCAGGAATTAGCGCGGAATATGGCCGGTGTCAGTGACCGGAGTCTGGCCGGGGTTCTTTATCGTTCGCTTGAAGAAGTTCTCGAAAAGCAGGCTGGAACCGGGCCAGAAGATGAGACGGTCGAAAAATCACTTTTCCCGACACCGACTTATCTTCCAATAAAGAAGGAAACACCGGATGCGGCAAAATCTGTAAAATCCTCAGATGAAATAACATCAAATTCTCAAAACGACGATTACCGGGAACATGTTAAAACAGCGGCACAAAAATACAAAATCAGTGCTGAATTAATTGAGGCGATTATCAAAAGGGAGTCAGGGGGCAATCCGGGCGCGGTTTCAGAGGCCGGGGCCAAAGGATTGATGCAATTAACGGATACTACCGCGGCCGATATGGGAGTGGATGACGTATTCAATCCCGCCCAGAATATCGATGGCGGCAGCAAATATTTAAGAAAAATGATAGACCGATTCGGAAATCTCGAATTGGCATTGGGGGCCTATAATGCCGGTCCTGCGACAGTTGATAAATATGGTGGGGTGCCACCGTATCCAGAGACCCGGAATTATATCAAAACGGTTCTCGCAGAATTGTCGGCAAAACTTCCGGACAAATGA
- a CDS encoding flagellar basal body P-ring protein FlgI, translating into MHYQFSLPVVSISVLLLVISLFCPSSEAGTRIKDITRFHTENQIDLIGYGLIIGLDGTGDSKGAKFTVQSLSNMLERMGMTVDPSQMKIKNVAAVVVTARLSSNQRMGDRLDVTVSSIGDASSLQGGNLLLTQLASPDGDVYAVAQGPVSIGGFNVQVDEGNKIINNYTVVGRVPDGAKVTREAEGRTNDKDILLTLRNPDYATASRITRKINIKYGTTAYTIDAATIRIEVPDSLSYPNERGEFIADIGSMVITPDAAARVVINERTGTIVAGEFVSIAPVAIAHGNITVNIKSFPSVSQPEPFSQGETVTTTEYQLSVENEKARVVNFEETMSLADVANALNMIGAAPRDIIAIFEALKQAGALRAELVII; encoded by the coding sequence ATGCACTATCAGTTTTCCTTACCGGTCGTCTCTATTAGCGTTTTGTTACTGGTAATAAGCCTGTTCTGCCCGTCATCCGAAGCGGGAACCAGGATCAAGGATATAACCCGCTTTCATACTGAAAACCAGATTGATTTGATCGGTTATGGTCTGATTATCGGATTGGATGGAACCGGGGATAGCAAAGGCGCCAAATTTACGGTCCAGTCACTTTCCAACATGCTGGAAAGAATGGGCATGACGGTTGACCCCTCGCAGATGAAAATTAAAAACGTGGCGGCGGTAGTGGTAACAGCCCGGCTGTCCTCCAACCAGAGAATGGGTGACCGGCTGGATGTGACGGTTTCATCGATCGGCGATGCTTCCTCTCTGCAGGGTGGAAATCTCCTGCTGACGCAACTGGCCTCGCCTGATGGCGATGTTTATGCCGTGGCCCAGGGGCCGGTATCGATCGGGGGGTTCAATGTTCAGGTGGATGAGGGCAACAAAATCATCAACAATTATACCGTGGTCGGTCGAGTTCCGGACGGGGCCAAGGTGACTCGCGAAGCGGAGGGCCGAACCAATGACAAAGATATTCTCCTGACCCTGCGTAATCCCGATTATGCCACGGCTTCGAGAATAACCAGAAAAATAAATATCAAATACGGCACAACGGCCTATACGATTGATGCTGCCACCATCAGAATAGAAGTTCCCGATTCGCTTTCATACCCCAATGAAAGGGGGGAATTCATTGCGGATATCGGATCGATGGTGATTACGCCGGATGCGGCGGCCAGGGTAGTTATTAATGAACGAACCGGGACTATTGTCGCCGGGGAATTCGTCTCAATCGCCCCGGTGGCGATTGCCCACGGGAATATTACAGTTAATATCAAATCATTCCCCTCGGTATCGCAACCGGAACCCTTTTCCCAGGGCGAAACGGTAACAACCACAGAATATCAACTATCGGTCGAAAACGAGAAAGCGCGGGTGGTGAATTTCGAGGAAACCATGTCGCTGGCCGATGTGGCTAACGCCCTGAATATGATCGGGGCCGCCCCGAGGGATATCATTGCCATTTTCGAAGCCCTCAAACAAGCCGGAGCTCTCCGAGCCGAACTGGTAATCATATAG
- the flgA gene encoding flagellar basal body P-ring formation protein FlgA translates to MMINRSIFALLLLGWIALPSGIRADEALDRAISEMIIQYYDLDTARVEIEMRRNRLETATGKYDRLEIEPMTKSDPRGLMPFMVQLFNNGSLVERRQVRVKIAWYQESLVAAERITMHDIITPEQYSLQRVEVTSLTDRPLTSAGDLDGKRARKNIRRGQILTAGLIETIPDIQTGDAVAIEYINNLLEITARGVALETGNIGDVIRVKNAGSNKIIACTIVDDETVRVSSH, encoded by the coding sequence TTGATGATTAACCGGAGCATATTCGCCCTGTTACTGCTTGGATGGATTGCTTTGCCATCAGGTATCCGGGCCGATGAGGCACTCGATCGGGCCATATCGGAAATGATAATCCAGTATTATGACCTCGATACGGCCCGGGTTGAAATTGAAATGCGCCGAAACCGTCTGGAAACAGCGACAGGTAAATATGACCGCTTGGAAATCGAACCTATGACCAAGTCCGATCCCAGAGGACTGATGCCCTTTATGGTTCAACTTTTTAACAACGGCAGTTTGGTTGAACGGCGGCAGGTCCGGGTGAAGATAGCCTGGTACCAAGAATCCCTGGTGGCGGCCGAACGAATTACGATGCACGATATAATTACGCCCGAGCAGTACTCTCTCCAACGAGTCGAAGTGACGTCGCTGACCGATCGCCCGTTAACCTCGGCCGGGGATCTTGATGGCAAACGAGCCAGAAAAAATATCCGCCGGGGACAGATCTTGACCGCGGGATTAATTGAAACCATTCCCGATATTCAAACCGGGGACGCTGTGGCGATTGAATATATCAACAATCTTCTGGAAATAACGGCCCGAGGGGTGGCTCTTGAAACCGGAAACATAGGAGATGTTATCCGGGTCAAAAACGCCGGGTCGAATAAAATAATTGCCTGCACCATCGTAGATGACGAAACCGTGCGGGTATCATCACATTGA
- a CDS encoding flagellar protein FlgN, with protein MPKENIENSSNSELIRELVETLKREASLFESFLELLEQQQQALIENNLNALKETTERQRERVIESGILARKRELLTRQLAEEQNITGDVTVSRLMELVLPGQATTLELLRDTIIDLNGKIMKIRSQNELLINHSRETIMKTMELLGRFKSPSGNYQGKGKMESSQTTLALDRRA; from the coding sequence ATGCCGAAAGAAAATATTGAAAATAGTTCAAATTCTGAACTTATCAGAGAGCTGGTAGAAACACTGAAAAGGGAGGCATCGCTTTTCGAGTCATTTCTGGAATTGCTTGAACAGCAGCAGCAGGCCCTGATCGAAAACAATCTCAACGCCCTGAAGGAGACAACAGAACGGCAACGTGAAAGGGTAATTGAAAGCGGGATTCTGGCTCGAAAGCGAGAGCTATTGACCAGACAGCTTGCCGAGGAACAAAATATAACCGGGGATGTGACGGTATCGAGGCTTATGGAACTGGTGTTGCCGGGTCAGGCGACAACCCTGGAATTGTTGCGAGACACGATTATTGATCTTAATGGAAAAATAATGAAGATAAGATCGCAGAATGAACTGCTGATCAATCATTCCCGGGAGACCATAATGAAAACAATGGAACTGTTGGGGCGATTCAAATCGCCATCGGGAAATTATCAGGGAAAAGGGAAGATGGAGTCTTCGCAGACCACGCTGGCCCTTGATCGGAGGGCATAA
- the csrA gene encoding carbon storage regulator CsrA yields the protein MLILTRKLGESITIGDDIKVTVLGVFGRQVRIGIEAPSKVVVHREEIYVKIQKENRKAAKTVKQDLTSVVKLLKDKITGDIGKKRKSPDIKYKKSSKGKDQSDDRGNIKNID from the coding sequence ATGCTGATACTGACAAGGAAGTTGGGTGAGTCGATTACTATCGGCGATGATATCAAGGTTACGGTACTTGGTGTCTTCGGCCGACAGGTTCGTATCGGCATCGAGGCACCATCAAAAGTGGTGGTCCATCGAGAAGAAATCTATGTGAAGATTCAAAAGGAGAATCGGAAGGCAGCCAAGACAGTCAAACAGGATCTCACCAGTGTCGTCAAACTGCTCAAGGATAAGATTACGGGTGATATCGGAAAGAAAAGGAAGTCACCGGATATTAAATACAAAAAATCCTCAAAGGGAAAAGACCAGAGCGATGATCGAGGTAATATAAAAAACATCGATTGA
- a CDS encoding flagellar assembly protein FliW yields MMISTLRFGDLEIPGDRIITMAKPVLGFEQLKKYCIIEREDCQPFLWFQSVDNPSVAFLMVNPLFFFEDYRIEVNPKEIEELRVDDVHTVETYGIVTIPPADPANMSINLQGPILINTRTRLAKQLVLVNSSYSIKHYLMKDLEAVIATGQSIETMEPAVPV; encoded by the coding sequence ATGATGATATCGACCCTTCGCTTCGGAGACCTGGAAATACCTGGTGACAGGATTATTACCATGGCCAAACCGGTCCTTGGTTTTGAACAGCTGAAGAAATACTGCATAATCGAACGGGAGGACTGCCAGCCTTTTCTCTGGTTCCAATCGGTAGATAATCCGTCAGTGGCTTTTCTGATGGTGAACCCGCTGTTCTTTTTTGAAGATTACCGGATTGAAGTCAATCCCAAAGAAATAGAAGAATTGCGGGTGGATGACGTTCATACGGTCGAGACCTATGGCATTGTGACGATTCCCCCGGCCGACCCGGCCAATATGTCGATCAATCTTCAGGGGCCGATCCTGATTAATACCCGAACGCGGTTGGCCAAGCAGCTGGTTTTGGTGAATTCATCTTACAGCATCAAGCATTATCTGATGAAAGACCTGGAAGCTGTCATCGCCACTGGGCAATCGATAGAAACGATGGAACCGGCCGTGCCGGTATAA
- the flgL gene encoding flagellar hook-associated protein FlgL: protein MRVTNQMISDQVVYNLSRSLSQYMKLQSRMSSGRRLEKPSDDPVGTQKDLRYRKTLTEIAQYQRNISSGLSLLSGYDNTLGDLKNIVSSANEVAVSLANDTYDATARNAAANEIKELIDQMLSLANNQVDGRYVFSGYRTDVQTIRASASGFTYQGDFGNFQIEIEPGSKVGINLIGADFLLNELSILGEDADLEVGVDAATLLADLHLGEGVDLTTGTNPGQISITDNNSGITVLADISAATTLDDVVTAINTQLAAGGITNLAVDYGLEGNNLRWVTADNGLISAQTPLSNLNSGNGIDMLNGGFIVHNADYSTNVEVDLSSAANIGDVISTINTALTAAGVNATAAINGSGTGIDITDNTGGTLGLSISEVNGSATTATDLGLLGDIDPVLNGKDLNPVLDFSVTEAGSGQTTAADLGLEGDFSINFSGSSLQPTVNLNTPLSLIKNGLGLDLGVIKVSQGDRVVNLNLGDSSLSTIGDLIDVFNNSGLDIEASINADQTGIQVRSTSTTTSLKIEEIDDGQTAHNLGIFGSPDILGSMTILENALRNDDRDVVAQIIGNLDKGMQEMSNNRASIGSKVIRLENTNSRLTDLDLNYTNLLSEVEDADLTELVTDLAMQENNYQAALIAAAKIIQPTLLDFLS, encoded by the coding sequence ATGCGAGTCACCAATCAGATGATTTCCGACCAGGTGGTTTACAACCTCAGCCGGTCATTGTCTCAATATATGAAGCTGCAGTCCCGGATGTCTTCGGGACGAAGGCTTGAAAAACCATCTGATGATCCGGTGGGAACCCAGAAAGATTTACGGTATCGGAAAACTCTTACGGAAATCGCGCAGTACCAGCGCAATATCTCCAGTGGACTCAGTCTTCTGTCGGGTTATGACAACACTCTCGGAGATCTTAAGAACATTGTATCCTCGGCCAATGAAGTGGCTGTCTCACTGGCCAATGACACTTACGATGCTACTGCGCGGAATGCCGCCGCCAACGAAATAAAGGAACTAATTGACCAGATGCTGAGTCTGGCCAATAACCAGGTTGACGGGCGTTACGTTTTTTCAGGATACCGAACCGATGTCCAAACGATCCGAGCCAGCGCCTCCGGTTTTACTTATCAGGGGGATTTCGGCAATTTTCAGATTGAGATTGAACCGGGATCGAAGGTTGGTATCAATCTCATCGGCGCGGATTTTCTGTTGAATGAACTTTCCATTCTTGGGGAAGATGCCGATTTGGAGGTTGGCGTAGATGCGGCGACTCTCCTTGCCGATCTGCATCTCGGCGAGGGAGTTGATCTGACCACGGGAACCAATCCGGGCCAGATCTCCATCACAGATAATAATTCCGGTATAACCGTTCTGGCCGATATCAGTGCCGCGACTACTCTCGACGATGTCGTGACGGCCATTAATACGCAGCTGGCGGCGGGCGGCATCACCAATCTGGCTGTCGACTACGGGTTGGAAGGCAATAACCTGCGCTGGGTAACAGCGGATAATGGTCTTATCTCGGCCCAGACACCGCTTTCAAATTTGAATAGCGGCAACGGAATAGATATGTTGAATGGCGGCTTCATAGTACATAATGCCGATTATTCAACCAATGTCGAAGTCGATTTATCATCGGCCGCCAATATTGGCGATGTTATAAGCACTATCAATACCGCTCTGACGGCCGCCGGGGTAAACGCCACGGCCGCAATAAATGGCAGCGGCACAGGAATTGATATTACGGACAACACCGGGGGAACTCTGGGCCTGAGTATCAGTGAGGTCAATGGTTCGGCAACCACGGCGACCGATCTGGGTTTACTGGGCGATATCGATCCGGTTCTGAATGGTAAGGATCTCAACCCGGTTCTGGATTTTTCAGTTACCGAAGCCGGCAGCGGCCAGACAACCGCGGCCGACCTTGGGCTGGAGGGTGATTTCTCAATTAATTTTTCGGGATCGTCACTGCAACCGACGGTAAATTTGAATACGCCTCTATCCCTGATTAAAAACGGTCTGGGCTTGGATCTCGGGGTCATCAAGGTTTCTCAGGGAGACCGGGTCGTAAACCTCAATCTGGGCGATTCATCGCTGAGTACAATCGGCGATCTGATTGATGTGTTCAATAACAGCGGCCTTGATATCGAGGCTTCGATTAATGCCGATCAGACCGGCATCCAGGTACGTTCAACTTCAACAACGACATCTTTGAAAATTGAAGAAATAGACGATGGGCAGACGGCTCATAATCTCGGGATTTTCGGTTCACCGGATATCCTGGGCTCAATGACGATACTTGAAAACGCTCTACGCAATGACGACCGCGATGTTGTGGCTCAGATAATCGGCAATCTCGACAAGGGTATGCAGGAAATGTCGAATAATCGGGCTTCAATCGGGTCCAAGGTGATCAGGCTGGAGAATACCAATTCCCGGTTGACCGATCTGGATTTGAATTACACCAATCTGCTGAGTGAAGTTGAGGACGCCGATCTGACCGAACTGGTGACCGATCTGGCCATGCAGGAAAACAATTATCAGGCCGCCTTGATTGCTGCAGCCAAAATTATCCAGCCGACCCTTCTGGATTTCTTAAGTTAA